A stretch of Pygocentrus nattereri isolate fPygNat1 chromosome 8, fPygNat1.pri, whole genome shotgun sequence DNA encodes these proteins:
- the LOC119263809 gene encoding uncharacterized protein LOC119263809 has translation MDYFTRYINLFPLKDQRAITVAQCIFEEYIRHHGIPETIHTDQGRQFDSDLMKQLCRMLGIEKTRTSPYHAQSDGMVERLNRTLKDQLAKYMSQNGTVICHRLNSLITPVYIQAQGFLLFLAHGREPHLPVDILLKCDPALTSPTPGTPAAYANDLTTRLSRALGAAAQNSAAAKQHQKLQYDKKAVFHPHKAGDLVWLDDPAQRQNKLAPRWKGPFVILKRMDRGGSLGVTYEITDSKDKHSRWWVVHHNRLKAYKGTLPQEPVHSQEPAVSADAGMQPEPCHSNITALSGALPFCPPAPTYVPPRPSVQTEHAHVGSPTLDSPPAPVPPTDSQPSTSQMSVPSSGPGSPFPTVLAPLSTTRSGRIVRPPAKFKNFVL, from the coding sequence ATGGACTATTTCACACGCTACATCAATCTCTTTCCTCTGAAGGACCAGCGTGCCATTACAGTAGCTCAGTGTATCTTTGAGGAATACATCCGCCATCATGGCATTCCTGAAACAATTCACACTGATCAGGGTAGACAATTTGACTCAGATTTAATGAAACAGCTGTGCAGGATGCTAGGGATTGAGAAAACCCGCACATCTCCATATCACGCACAATCTGATGGAATGGTTGAGAGACTGAATAGGACACTGAAGGATCAGTTAGCTAAATATATGTCTCAGAATGGGACAGTTATTTGCCACAGATTGAACTCGCTTATAACTCCAGTGTACATTCAAGCACAgggttttctcctctttctggcTCATGGGAGAGAGCCTCACCTTCCAGTCGACATTTTGCTAAAGTGTGACCCAGCTCTGACATCTCCTACACCTGGTACCCCTGCAGCATATGCAAATGACCTCACTACTCGCTTGTCACGGGCTCTGGGTGCGGCTGCTCAGAACTCAGCTGCAGCCAAACAGCATCAGAAACTCCAGTACGACAAAAAGGCTGTATTTCACCCTCACAAGGCCGGAGATCTGGTATGGCTTGATGATCCAGCTCAACGACAGAACAAGCTGGCTCCTAGATGGAAGGGACCTTTTGTTATTCTCAAACGGATGGACAGAGGTGGCAGCTTGGGTGTCACATATGAGATTACAGATTCCAAGGACAAGCATTCAAGATGGTGGGTAGTACACCACAATCGCCTCAAAGCCTATAAAGGAACTCTGCCGCAAGAGCCAGTACATAGTCAAGAACCTGCAGTTTCAGCTGATGCTGGCATGCAGCCTGAGCCCTGCCATTCTAACATCACTGCATTATCAGGAGCTCTTCCCTTTTGTCCACCTGCCCCCACATATGTACCTCCTCGGCCCAGTGTGCAGACTGAACATGCTCATGTGGGTAGCCCCACTCTGGATTCTCCTCCTGCTCCTGTTCCTCCAACAGACTCTCAGCCTAGTACTTCCCAAATGTCTGTGCCATCTTCCGGCCCTGGGTCTCCCTTCCCAACTGTCCTTGCCCCCCTATCCACGACACGCAGTGGCCGCATAGTTAGGCCCCCGGCAAAGTTCAAGAACTTTGTGTTGTGA